The genomic DNA ACTGAAAGGCCtcgtcctgctgctgtccttggccgtggctccagggaagcagcagccccgacTCGCAGGCGGCACAGACAGAGTGCCCAGCgaggcagccaggggcagccccaaggCTCCCCAGGGCTGATCATTAATGGGGCAGTTGGACATTTTCCTCCTGAACCCCTTTTATGTGTTGGGGCAGCTCGCCCAGCTGCAGAAGAGAAGTGAAGAGATGGGAGCtgagataaataattttttccaggtaTATTTACTGAGCTTATCTAAAAAGGGAGCCAGGATCCATCTGTAAACGAGGTCTTTGggtcaagaaaaaaagcagtaggaagccaagaataataataacaaaagtcaagaacaaaaaaaccaaaacacataaaaacaatcaaacgaagaaaaaaacccaaaagaacaacaacaacaacaaaaaaatcccacaaagagaaagtaaagaaacatatgaagaaaaattagtcCTGCTTTTTCCTGAGATGCAGTGGGAGCTCCATTGGCACAGTGGACACCTTATTAATCTAAGGAGGATTGTATTCAaatagtttcctcagggcatccttgagctctttgttcctcatgctgtagatgagggggttcactgctggaggcaccactgagtacagcactgccaccaccagatcgagaactggggaggagatggaggggggcttcaggtaggcaaagatgccagtgctgataaagagggagaccacggccaggtgagggaggcacgtggaaaaggctttgtgccgtccctgctcagaggggatcctcagcacggccctgaagatctgcacataggacagcacgatgggAAcgaaacaaccaaagcctaaacagacactaaccacaagaagcccaccttctctgaggtagtctgagtctgagcaggagagcttgaggatctgggggatctcacagaagaactggtccacagcattgccctggcagaggggcagggaaaatgtactggccgtgtgcagcagagcatggagaaacccactgccccaggcagctgctgccatgtggacacaagctctgctgcccatcagggtcccgtagtgcaggggtttgcagatggcaacatagcggtcataggacatgacggTGAGAAAACAATAGTCCCCTgcaatgaagaagagaaagaaaaagacctgtgctACACATCCCCAGTAGGAGATGACCCTgttgtcccacagggaattggccatggattttgggagagtggtggagatggatcccaggtcaagaacagagaggttgaggaggaagaagtacatgggggtgtggaggcggtggtcacaggcgatggaggtgatgatgaggccgttggccaggagggcagccaggtagatgcccaggaagagcccgaagtgcaagagctgcagctcccgtgtgtctgcgaatgccaggaggaggaactggctgatggagctgctgttggacatgtgctgcctctgggtgtggagcactgaacaaggaggaaaagacagtgagaagTTAAGGGAGACTTCTCTGAGCAAAATCAACAGCATTTCTCAGACttcacactctgcactgcttttccacttctatcagatcttcattcagctctgtggctggagctcagACTGTTTCTGGCCgagtgtgccaggaggagcgggacctctgcccgctggctgcccaggagtcagccctgctctgcagcagcagattcgtGGGAATGGGGTGGCCAGTCCTGGTGTTCCAATTTGtcagataaacctctcctcatggaaaaagggcttgtcagtctctgcactcccattgccatgaaaccacagttgcaagagtgttggagagaggttcttCTACAGCTCTCTCCCGTCTCAGCTGGAGattctcttgcatttcagaaaccctcaccatttctgctgcattcagggacagcaaagggagtcctgccaggcaaggggattgtctgagggttagtgcagagagaggggagctggtctgtccctctgtcttgttcccagctgccctctgcttgtgcctttctgagacagaggggaatcgCACTCGCGTGTTGACATGGAAAGACACcaggcactgctgagagcagagaaacccactgccgagAGCTCAGTGTCTCACCCTTtctcaaggtctcagcaccccacttctcgccaaggacacacatggctcctttcacaaacccagcagcgtttccttggtcgtagcgtctctgcgcttctccacagggcattcaggtaacagcaggatgctccaggacagattggcatcctggagggcagctcagtGCGTGGAAGGACACCCCAAGGGGATAcccaagtgtcctagtgatgGTATGTCAGAaagggagagtcagctcattccccagccacatagactgcattgcccacagccccacgcattagaggagagcttggacacttcattcccaGGGAAACACTTTCATGGGAGAAATCACAGGACCGGTGCCTGACTCGGCTGCTGCAACTCCCATCCCCAGAGAGCCTGGCTGGGAGAACAAGAGAACAATCACAATATCACAGACAAGTGGAGAAACAAGGGAAAACGCAGTGATGGTCTGGCTgagagaggccagggcagagaCAGCCGGGCACTCAGGACAGCGTTACCCCTACCCTGCTGTGCCCGTCACCTCCCCAGCATGAACTTTGCTGGGCCAGTTCTCTCAGCCCCTGtgctctggagagaaaaatgGACACACGGCACATGGTTAGAGAGCTGCAGCACggctctgctggagctctggCTTCACAGGAGGGTCATGCCTTGAAccacagagccctgagggctgaggCTTTGCTGGGCGTGAGAGGAGGTGAGGGGGCTTGCTCAGaggaaggggtctgcattggaggggatcATACGGAGTTTCatgaatccttcctcccacagccatttcaggtttttgtttccaCAAATTCCCTGACCCTATCCCTGCTGCCGGGAGATTctcctcctgggaggtgtttccctgtcccatgtcttttccctgtcagctctcacagaccccatcccaacccctgtgcactccccttggccccacagaaacctgcctgtttgccgggcactgcctgggttcatgttcctgtttgcaggtggaaaagggcaggtcagaacaaccccgatgggtccagcagagctgatgctggtgctgcccatgggcagaggagtggctgaaggcactccaggaggttcctggcagacctACTGACcactcaaagctacagctcaggagtctcactgacttcttccaaCTTCAGAGCTCCCTATACATTTATCAGTTTTTGTACCTCCCCACTCTCTCactaggaaacaaaaataaaatgtaaatgcaggaaagctccttatctgtaacgtaattcctgccttgagcttCCCCTTGAAAAGTGCCCTcagaaatgtcctgggggtgaagtgcagctgagagcagccctgacccacgcagcacccccttgacagcaggacactctcctgccaggagctgcctcttccacccacaccttctccccgcactgctgctgggagctcctcAGGGAAACGGagagctgatcctgacaggagataagtccctgccacagcacaaagcacccttgggtgcagggaccctgctctgaaggacagacccctggctgcacacccaccttcacactctgcagccatccccgggtgaaggcagctgatgtgccctgtccctttgacagagccatggggaagccctgctccaaagcaagtcctttttctCTATGGCGGAGAACCTCTGAGAGACCTCCTGatagatcccagaggctgtgggatgtgccagcttcaggagatcattccaggaaccgcagctgcgttgccctgcagccagagacttaccctgttcagggctgggaagatttttctgcagctgagctctcctctctcctcccaccccagactgcctttacaccctctctgcctccctcctctgccctcgctgcctgcaggcagtgccctcagccctgctgcgcttggcagaggagctgctcctgggcagagctgtctctctgcagcgctgcccgcttgccatgagctccctccatgccaggagcccagcccagctcagcagcagaggaccagcccaaggcagccctttctctgccccctcggggctccctccaggtgtccctggggctccagggcaACCTGCTGATGTAATcgctgatgttccctccctcaccTGGAGATACACTTATGTCCTGTGGCATTTCTTGTATTAGAAAAGAGTTGGCAGGAGAAtcacctcttcttgtcccagT from Larus michahellis unplaced genomic scaffold, bLarMic1.1 SCAFFOLD_117, whole genome shotgun sequence includes the following:
- the LOC141737406 gene encoding olfactory receptor 14J1-like, coding for MSNSSSISQFLLLAFADTRELQLLHFGLFLGIYLAALLANGLIITSIACDHRLHTPMYFFLLNLSVLDLGSISTTLPKSMANSLWDNRVISYWGCVAQVFFFLFFIAGDYCFLTVMSYDRYVAICKPLHYGTLMGSRACVHMAAAAWGSGFLHALLHTASTFSLPLCQGNAVDQFFCEIPQILKLSCSDSDYLREGGLLVVSVCLGFGCFVPIVLSYVQIFRAVLRIPSEQGRHKAFSTCLPHLAVVSLFISTGIFAYLKPPSISSPVLDLVVAVLYSVVPPAVNPLIYSMRNKELKDALRKLFEYNPP